From one Plasmodium knowlesi strain H genome assembly, chromosome: 11 genomic stretch:
- a CDS encoding KIR protein: protein MKKDPKYKDLPSQIYYDKLNEDIVQDDEENEEPEVNEDHGENEEHEINDELEGNEENEEHDEYGENEEHDEYEENEGNEENEGNEEHEENEEHEENEEHDEYEENEGNEEHDEYEENEGNEEHDEYEENEEYAEHGRNDELEVNKGNKGSAKNVYWEAMKGSYEQTPWVRDVFFKLERNITELNGNSSEDILRKKHCYDLNYWLYEQVYENLNKNENDENFFKIIDDLQGAWKNINNDKFANADNICHPDKTLVDMKYLEDVKDLFDLIEDHSTIKAAAINDTKNACLKYIDYLKIKVPLYYEWNNICTMEEENICTKYIDDYSKYDPKNVLENLSVVSLALASIFNDCYQNIINLFTEAEKIEPRTVLKQRGITGESENNVVKTGGRILAEHVSDTSESANMLTGVNTLATSPFPMTKRISPCVFNQVVLLVISFLSLLLFVHSIYKFILIGKYIFDTYKGVENKCTRCKSDDSEDDEEEEEEEEEDDEDDDEEEEGDEEDEDDEDDDDDDSDSNSALKSSFRKWSLNSHS, encoded by the exons atgaaaaaa gATCCGAAGTACAAAGATTTACCCTCCCAAATATATTACGATAAATTGAATGAAGACATAGTCCAAGATGATgaggaaaatgaggaaccTGAAGTAAATGAAGATCATGGAGAGAATGAAGAACATGAAATAAATGATGAACttgaaggaaatgaagaaaacgaGGAACATGATGAatatggagaaaatgaagaacatgATGAAtacgaagaaaatgaaggaaatgaagaaaatgaaggaaatgaggagcatgaagaaaatgaagaacatgaagaaaatgaggagcatgatgaatatgaagaaaatgaaggaaatgagGAGCATGAtgaatatgaagaaaatgaaggaaatgagGAACATGAtgaatatgaagaaaatgaggaatATGCGGAACATGGAAGAAATGATGAGCTTGAAGtaaataaaggaaataagGGAAGTGCAAAGAACGTTTACTGGGAAGCTATGAAAGGATCATATGAGCAAACACCATGGGTTCgagatgttttttttaaactggAAAGAAACATAACTGAATTAAATGGAAATAGTAGCGAAGACATTCTACGTAAGAAACATTGTTATGATTTGAATTACTGGCTATACGAACAAGTGTATGAAAATCTTAATAAGaacgaaaatgatgaaaatttttttaaaataattgatGACCTTCAAGGtgcatggaaaaatataaataatgatAAGTTTGCCAATGCCGATAATATATGTCATCCCGATAAAACATTGGTTGATATGAAATATTTAGAAGATGTTAAAGATTTGTTTGATTTGATTGAAGATCATTCTACCATCAAAGCGGCAGCTATCAATGATACGAAAAACGCTTGTCTGAAATATATTGACTATCTTAAAATTAAGGTTCCTTTGTACTATGAATGGAATAACATATGTACCATGGAAGAAGAGAACATTTGTACAAAGTATATTGATGATTATTCAAAGTATGATCCCAAAAACGTGTTGGAGAATTTATCCGTTGTTAGTCTTGCATTGGCATCCATATTCAATGATTGCTATCAGAATATTATAAACTTATTTACGGAAGCAGAGAAAATCGAGCCACGCACTGTTCTCAAGCAAAGAGGCATTACAGGAGAATCTGAAAATAATGTCGTAAAAACCGGAGGAAGAATATTAGCGGAACATGTGAGCGATACCTCCGAGTCTGCGAACATGTTAACTGGCGTTAATACGTTGGCTACTTCGCCCTTTCCCATGACAAAGAGAATCAGCCCTTGCGTATTTAACCAGGTCGTACTGTTggtcatttcctttttgagcCTACTGTTATTTGTGCACAGTATTTATAAG tTTATCTTAattggaaaatatatatttgacACTTATAAAGGAGTAGAGAACAAATGTACTCGCTGCAAGAGTGACGACTCGgaagatgatgaggaggaggaggaggaggaggaggaggatgatgaggacgatgatgaagaagaggagggggatgaggaggatgaggatgacgaggatgatgatgacgacgacaGCGACAGCAATAGCGCCTTGAAATCAAGTTTTAGAAAGTGGTCGTTAAATAGTCATTCATAG